The following proteins are co-located in the Myroides profundi genome:
- the coaBC gene encoding bifunctional phosphopantothenoylcysteine decarboxylase/phosphopantothenate--cysteine ligase CoaBC, giving the protein MSSLGGKKIILGVTGGIAAYKTAHLVRLLIKAGAEVQVIMTPASHQFVTPYTLSTLSKNPAYTNFFNDAGEGGTWNNHVDLALWADLMVIAPATANTLAKMANGYCDNLLMAIYLSAKCPVMVAPAMDLDMYVHPTTDRNLALLESYGNLIIPAEEGELASGLVGKGRMAEPETILQTVKDVLLNNLPLKGRKLLITAGPTYEPIDPVRFIGNHSSGKMGYDIAREAAKQGADVVLVSGPSNQKIAHERVKVISVMSAMEMYEACHQYYADVDAVVAAAAVADYRPKEVATEKIKKNSEEFIIEMDKNPDILASLGAIKEKQFLIGFALETQNEIEHAKAKIKKKNLDLIVLNSLKDEGAGFGKPTNKVTFIDKDFNIEPKELKSKEEVAQDIIYKIIKHYE; this is encoded by the coding sequence ATGTCAAGTTTAGGCGGTAAAAAAATAATACTAGGTGTAACTGGTGGAATTGCCGCGTATAAGACGGCACACTTAGTACGTTTACTTATAAAAGCAGGTGCCGAGGTCCAAGTGATCATGACACCTGCTTCTCATCAATTTGTAACTCCTTATACTTTATCTACTTTATCAAAGAATCCAGCATATACAAATTTCTTCAATGATGCTGGTGAAGGAGGGACATGGAATAATCATGTTGATTTAGCACTTTGGGCTGACTTAATGGTCATAGCTCCTGCAACTGCCAATACATTAGCGAAGATGGCTAATGGATATTGCGATAATCTCTTAATGGCAATCTATCTATCTGCTAAGTGCCCCGTTATGGTAGCTCCTGCAATGGACTTAGATATGTATGTGCACCCTACTACAGACCGTAATTTAGCTTTGTTAGAAAGTTATGGTAATCTTATTATTCCTGCTGAGGAAGGTGAACTAGCAAGTGGTTTGGTTGGTAAAGGCCGTATGGCTGAACCTGAGACAATTTTGCAGACTGTAAAAGATGTGTTGTTAAATAATTTGCCCCTAAAAGGAAGAAAATTATTAATAACTGCGGGGCCTACATACGAACCTATAGATCCTGTGCGTTTTATAGGTAATCATTCTTCTGGGAAAATGGGGTATGATATTGCTCGAGAGGCTGCTAAACAAGGTGCTGATGTAGTATTAGTATCAGGTCCTAGCAATCAGAAAATAGCGCATGAACGAGTAAAGGTTATCTCGGTTATGTCTGCTATGGAGATGTATGAGGCATGTCATCAGTATTATGCTGATGTGGATGCTGTGGTTGCCGCTGCTGCAGTAGCAGATTATCGACCTAAAGAAGTAGCTACTGAAAAGATTAAAAAGAACAGTGAAGAGTTTATAATAGAAATGGATAAAAATCCTGATATATTAGCTTCACTAGGTGCTATAAAGGAAAAACAGTTCCTAATAGGTTTTGCATTAGAAACTCAAAATGAGATAGAACATGCAAAAGCTAAAATCAAGAAGAAGAATTTAGATTTAATTGTTTTAAATTCTTTAAAAGATGAAGGAGCAGGTTTTGGAAAACCAACGAATAAGGTTACCTTTATAGATAAAGATTTTAATATAGAACCTAAGGAATTAAAATCTAAAGAAGAAGTAGCTCAGGATATTATATATAAGATAATTAAACATTATGAATAA
- a CDS encoding DNA-directed RNA polymerase subunit omega, with product MDLKKTNAPVNTITYNKSKIEEPTGNIYEAITIIAKRANQINTEIKNELVDKLEEFATYNDSLDEVFENKEQIEVSKFYEKLPKAQALAVEEWLEGKVSYKEQ from the coding sequence ATGGATTTAAAGAAAACAAATGCTCCAGTAAACACAATTACTTATAACAAAAGTAAGATTGAAGAGCCTACAGGAAATATTTATGAGGCTATTACTATAATTGCTAAGAGAGCAAACCAAATCAACACAGAGATCAAGAATGAGTTGGTTGACAAGTTGGAAGAGTTCGCTACTTACAATGATAGTTTAGATGAAGTATTTGAAAATAAAGAACAAATAGAAGTATCTAAATTTTATGAAAAACTTCCAAAAGCTCAAGCATTAGCTGTAGAAGAGTGGTTAGAAGGTAAAGTTTCATACAAAGAACAATAG